In one Serinus canaria isolate serCan28SL12 chromosome 2, serCan2020, whole genome shotgun sequence genomic region, the following are encoded:
- the LOC103815441 gene encoding myosin-6-like isoform X3 gives MADAVLAALGAAAPFLRPGERERLAAQTRPFDPRSECFVPHPREEFVRGRVTGRQGGEATVQTELGETVTVKEADIHQQNPPKFDKIEDMAMLTFLHEPAVLYNLKERYASWLIYTYSGLFCVTVNPYKWLPVYNAEVVAAYRGKKRSEAPPHIFSISDNAYQNMLTDRENQSILITGESGAGKTVNTKRVIQYFASIAAIGDRKKEVTNSSKGTLEDQIIQANPALEAFGNAKTLRNDNSSRFGKFIRIHFGATGKLASADIETYLLEKSRVIFQLKAERNYHIFYQILSNKKPELLEMLLITNNPYDYSYVSQGEVTVASIDDSEELLATDSAFDVLGFTAEEKAGVYKLTGAIMHFGNMKFKQKQREEQAEPDGTEDADKSAYLMGLNSADLLKGLCHPRVKVGNEYVTKGQNVQQVYYSIGALAKAVYEKMFNWMVVRINNSLDTKQPRQYFIGVLDIAGFEIFDFNSFEQLCINFTNEKLQQFFNHHMFVLEQEEYKKEGIEWEFIDFGMDLQACIDLIEKPMGIMSILEEECMFPKASDMTFKAKLFDNHLGKSANFGKPRNVKGKPEAHFSLVHYAGTVDYNIIGWLEKNKDPLNETVVGLYQKSALKLLANLFSNYAGADAGGDGGKGKGAKKKGSSFQTVSALHRENLNKLMANLKTTHPHFVRCIIPNERKEPGVMDNPLVMHQLRCNGVLEGIRICRKGFPNRILYGDFRQRYRILNPAAIPEGQFIDSRKGAEKLLGSIDIDHNQYKFGHTKVFFKAGLLGLLEEMRDERLSRIITRIQAQARGQLMRIEFKKILERRDSLLVIQWNIRAFMGVKNWPWMKLYFKIKPLLKSAETEKEMQNMKEEFGRLKEALEKSETRRKELEEKMVSMLQEKNDLQLQVQAEQDNLNDAEERCDQLIKNKIQLEAKVKELTERLEDEEEMNAELTARKRKLEDECSELKKDIDDLELTLAKVEKEKHATENKVKNLTEEMAGLDETIAKLTKEKKALQESHQQTLDDLQAEEDKVNTLTKAKLKMEQQVDDLEGSLEQEKKVRMDLERAKRKLEGDLKLTQENIMDLENDKQQLEEKLKKKEFEINQQNSKVEDEQALALQLQKKLKELQARIEELEEELEAERTGRAKVEKLRTDLSRELEEISERLEEAGGVTSVQIELNKKREAEFQKMRRDLEEATLQHEATAAALRKKHADSVAELSEQIDNLQRVKQKLEKEKSDLKLELDDLSSNMEQLIKAKVGMEKISRTMEDQAAEHRAKLEETQRVLNDTSTQRAKLQTENGELSRQLEEKEALVSQLTRGKQSYTQQMEDLKRQLEEEIKAKNALAHALQSARHDCDLLREQYEEETEAKAELQRSLSKANSEVAQWRTKYETDAIQRTEELEEAKKKLAQRLQEAEEAVEAVNAKCSSLEKTKHRLQNEIEDLMADVERSNAAAAALDKKQRNFDKILSEWKQKFEESQMELEASQKEARSLSTELFKLKNAYEESLEHLETFKRENKNLQEEISDLTEQLGGSHKTIHELEKVRKQLDAEKLELQAALEEAEASLEHEEGKILRAQLEFNQVKADYERKLAEKDEEMEQAKRNHLRVVDSLQTSLDAETRSRNEALRLKKKMEGDLNEMEIQLSHANRVAAEAQSHLKGAQAHLKDTQLQLDDVVRANEDLKENIAIVERRNNLLQSELEEMQAVVEQTERARKLAEQELIEASERVQLLHSQNTSLINQKKKMEADISQLQTEVEEAIQECRNAEEKAKKAITDAAMMAEELKKEQDTSAHLERMKKNMEQTIKDLQMRLDEAEQLALKGGKKQLQKLEARVRELENELEAEQKRNAESIKGLRKSERRVKELSYQTEEDRKNMVRLQDLVDKLQLKVKAYKRQAEEAEEQANTNLAKFRKAQHELDEAEERADIAESQVNKLRAKSRDIGAKGLNEE, from the exons ATGGCGGACGCAGTGCTGGCAGCGCTGGGGGCGGCAGCCCCGTTCCTGCGGCCAGGGGAGCGGGAACGGCTGGCAGCGCAGACCAGACCCTTCGACCCCCGCAGCGAGTGCTTCGTCCCGCACCCCCGGGAGGAGTTCGTTCGGGGACGGGTGACGGGGCGGCAAGGAGGGGAGGCCACCGTCCAGActgagctgggagag ACGGTGACGGTGAAGGAAGCTGACATTCACCAGCAGAACCCCCCCAAATTTGACAAGATTGAGGACATGGCAATGCTGACCTTCCTCCATGAGCCTGCTGTCCTCTACAACCTCAAGGAGCGCTATGCCTCTTGGTTGATCTAT ACCTACTCGGGGCTCTTCTGTGTGACTGTCAACCCCTATAAGTGGTTGCCTGTCTACAATGCCGAGGTGGTGGCTGCCTACCGGGGAAAGAAGCGGAGTGAAGCTCCCCCCCACATCTTCTCCATCTCTGACAATGCCTACCAGAACATGCTAACAG ACCGAGAGAACCAGTCCATCCTCATCAC CGGAGAATCCGGGGCAGGGAAGACAGTCAACACCAAGAGGGTCATCCAATACTTTGCCAGCATTGCTGCCATTGGCGACCGCAAGAAGGAGGTGACCAATAGCAGCAAG GGCACCCTGGAGGACCAGATCATCCAGGCCAACCCTGCCTTGGAGGCCTTCGGCAATGCCAAGACCCTCCGCAATGACAACTCCTCCCGATTT GGGAAGTTCATCCGGATCCATTTTGGGGCCACAGGGAAGTTGGCATCAGCTGACATTGAGACCT ACCTCCTGGAGAAGTCCCGTgtcattttccagctgaaggCTGAGAGGAACTACCACATCTTTTACCAGATCCTTTCCAACAagaagccagagctgctgg AGATGCTTCTCATCACGAACAACCCCTATGACTACAGTTATGTCTCCCAAGGAGAGGTGACTGTGGCCTCCATCGATGACTCTGAAGAGCTGTTGGCAACTGAC AGCGCTTTTGATGTCCTGGGCTTCACAGCTGAGGAGAAGGCTGGTGTCTATAAGCTGACAGGTGCTATCATGCACTTTGGCAACATGAAGTTCAAACAGAAGCAACGGGAAGAGCAGGCAGAACCAGATGGTACTGAAG ATGCTGACAAGTCAGCCTACTTGATGGGGCTGAACTCAGCTGATCTTCTCAAGGGGTTGTGTCACCCCCGGGTAAAGGTGGGCAATGAGTATGTCACCAAGGGGCAGAATGTCCAGCAGGTGTACTACTCCATTGGGGCCTTGGCCAAGGCTGTATATGAGAAGATGTTCAACTGGATGGTGGTGAGGATCAACAACTCCCTGGACACCAAGCAGCCAAGGCAGTACTTCATCGGTGTGCTGGACATAGCTGGATTTGAGATCTTTGAT ttCAACAGCTTCGAGCAGCTCTGCATCAACTTCACCAAcgagaagctgcagcagtttttcaACCACCACATGTTTGTGCTAGAGCAAGAGGAATACAAGAAGGAGGGCATTGAGTGGGAGTTCATTGACTTTGGCATGGACCTCCAGGCCTGCATTGACCTCATTGAGAAG CCCATGGGGATCATGTCCATCCTGGAGGAGGAATGCATGTTTCCCAAAGCCTCAGACATGACCTTCAAGGCCAAGCTCTTTGATAATCACCTGGGCAAGTCGGCCAACTTTGGGAAGCCACGCAATGTCAAGGGGAAGCCAGAGGCCCATTTCTCTCTTGTCCACTATGCTGGCACAGTGGACTACAACATCATCGGGTGGCTGGAGAAGAACAAGGACCCCCTCAATGAGACAGTGGTTGGGCTCTACCAGAAATCAGCCCTGAAGCTCTTGGCCAATCTCTTCTCCAACTATGCTGGGGCAGATGCTG GTGGTgatggagggaaggggaaaggagctAAGAAGAAAGGTTCCTCCTTTCAGACTGTCTCAGCACTGCATCGG GAGAACCTCAACAAGCTGATGGCCAACCTCAAGACCACCCACCCTCATTTTGTCCGCTGCATCATCCCCAATGAGCGGAAGGAGCCAG GTGTGATGGATAATCCTCTGGTAATGCATCAGCTGCGCTGCAATGGGGTGTTAGAGGGCATCCGCATCTGCCGCAAGGGCTTCCCCAATCGCATCCTCTATGGGGACTTCCGACAGCG GTACCGCATCCTGaaccctgctgccatccctgagGGGCAGTTCATTGACAGCCGCAAGGGCGCTGAGAAGCTCCTGGGGTCCATTGATATTGACCACAACCAGTACAAATTTGGGCACACCAAG GTCTTCTtcaaggctgggctgctgggactTCTGGAGGAGATGCGGGATGAGCGCCTCTCCCGCATCATCACCCGCATCCAGGCCCAGGCCCGAGGGCAACTCATGCGCATTGAGTTCAAGAAGATCCTGGAGCGCCG GGACTCACTGCTGGTGATCCAGTGGAACATCAGAGCCTTCATGGGAGTGAAGAACTGGCCTTGGATGAAGCTCTACTTCAAGATCAAGCCCTTGTTGAAGAGTGCTGAGACAGAGAAGGAGATgcag AACATGAAGGAAGAGTTTGGACGGCTGAAGGAAGCCCTGGAGAAGTCGGAGACCCGGCGtaaggagctggaggagaagatGGTCTCCATGCTGCAGGAGAAGAATGACCTTCAGCTCCAAGTGCAGGCT GAGCAGGACAACCTCAATGATGCTGAGGAGCGCTGTGACCAGCTGATCAAGAACAAGATCCAGCTGGAGGCCAAGGTGAAGGAGCTGACAGAGCGActggaggatgaggaagagatGAATGCAGAGCTGACAGCTAGGAAGAGGAAGCTGGAGGATGAGTGTTCGGAGCTGAAAAAAGATATTGATGATTTAGAGCTGACTCTGGCCAAGGTGGAGAAGGAGAAACATGCCACTGAGAACAAG GTCAAGAACCTCACAGAGGAGATGGCTGGGCTGGATGAAACCATTGCAAAGctaacaaaggaaaagaaggctCTGCAAGAATCTCACCAGCAGACGCTGGATgacctgcaggcagaggaagacAAAGTCAACACCCTGACAAAGGCCAAACTCAAGATGGAACAGCAAGTGGATGAC CTTGAAGGCTCCCTGGAACAGGAGAAGAAGGTCCGGATGGACCTGGAACGGGCCAAAAGGAAGCTGGAAGGTGACTTGAAGCTGACCCAGGAGAATATCATGGACCTAGAGAAtgacaagcagcagctggaggagaagctcAAGAA GAAAGAGTTTGAGATCAACCAGCAGAACAGCAAGGTTGAGGACGAGCAGGCTctggctctccagctccagaAGAAGCTGAAAGAGCTGCAG GCACGGattgaggagctggaggaggagctggaggcagagcgGACAGGCAGAGCCAAGGTGGAGAAGCTGCGCACAGACCTGTCAcgggagctggaggagatcaGTGAGCGGCTGGAGGAGGCGGGTGGTGTCACTTCAGTGCAGATCGAGCTCAACAAGAAGCGTGAGGCAGAGTTCCAGAAGATGCGGCGGGACCTGGAGGAGGCCACGCTGCAGCACGAGGCCACGGCTGCTGCGCTGCGCAAGAAGCACGCCGACAGCGTGGCCGAGCTCAGCGAGCAGATTGACAACTTACAGCGCGTCAagcagaagctggagaaggagaagagcgACCTCAAGCTGGAGCTGGATGATCTCAGCTCTAACATGGAGCAACTGATAAAGGCCAAG GTGGGCATGGAGAAGATCTCTCGCACCATGGAGGACCAGGCAGCTGAACACCGGGCCAAGCTGGAAGAGACACAAAGAGTCCTCAATGACACCAGCACCCAACGGGCCAAGCTCCAGACTGAGAATG GAGAGCTGTCTCGCcagctggaggaaaaggaggcCCTTGTCTCTCAATTAACTAGGGGCAAGCAGTCATACACCCAGCAGATGGAGGACTTGaagaggcagctggaggaggagataAAG gccAAGAATGCACTGGCCCATGCCCTCCAGTCAGCCCGGCACGACTGCGACCTTCTGAGGGAGCAGTATGAGGAGGAGACAGAGGCCAAGGCTGAGCTCCAGCGCTCACTCTCCAAGGCCAACTCTGAGGTGGCACAGTGGAGGACCAAGTATGAGACAGATGCCATCCAGCGCACTGAGGAACTGGAGGAAGCCAA GAAGAAGCTGGCCCAGcggctgcaggaggctgaggaggcAGTGGAGGCAGTCAATGCCAAGTGTTCCTCCCTGGAGAAGACCAAGCACCGTCTGCAAAATGAGATTGAGGATCTGATGGCAGATGTGGAGCGatcaaatgcagcagcagctgctttggacAAGAAGCAGAGAAACTTTGATAAG ATCTTGTCTGAGTGGAAGCAGAAGTTTGAAGAGTCACAGATGGAGCTGGAGGCATCGCAGAAAGAGGCCAGGTCACTCAGCACCGAGCTCTTCAAGCTTAAGAATGCCTATGAGGAGTCGCTTGAGCACCTGGAGACCTTCAAAAGGGAGAACAAGAATCTCCAAG AGGAGATCTCGGACCTGACGGAGCAGCTGGGTGGCAGCCATAAGACCATCCATGAATTGGAGAAGGTCCGGAAGCAGCTGGATGCTGAGAAACTGGAGCTCCAAGCTGCATTGGAAGAGGCTGAG GCTTCTCTGGAGCATGAGGAGGGAAAGATCCTGAGGGCCCAACTGGAGTTCAACCAGGTCAAGGCAGACTATGAGCGCAAGCTGGCCGAGAAGGatgaggagatggagcaggCCAAGCGCAACCACCTGCGGGTGGTGGACTCACTGCAGACCTCTCTGGATGCTGAGACCCGGAGCCGCAACGAGGCCCTGAGGCTGAAGAAGAAGATGGAGGGTGACCTCAATGAGATGGAGATTCAGCTCAGCCATGCCAACCGCGTGGCTGCTGAAGCTCAGTCCCACCTGAAAGGAGCCCAGGCTCACCTCAAG GATACCCAACTGCAGCTGGATGATGTAGTAAGAGCCAATGAAGACCTGAAGGAGAATATTGCCATCGTGGAGAGGAGAAACAACCTCCTCCAgtcagagctggaggagatgcAGGCAGTGGTGGAACAGACTGAGAGGGCCCGCAAGTTGGCCGAGCAGGAGCTGATTGAGGCCAGCGAGAGGGTCCAGCTTCTCCACTCACAG AACACCAGCCTCATCAACCAGAAGAAGAAGATGGAGGCCGACATATCCCAGCTGCAGACAGAGGTGGAAGAAGCCATCCAGGAGTGCAGGAATGCTGAGGAGAAGGCCAAGAAAGCCATCACTGAT GCGGCCATGatggcagaggagctgaagaAGGAGCAGGACACCAGCGCCCATCTGGAGCGGATGAAGAAGAACATGGAGCAGACCATCAAGGACCTGCAGATGAGGCTGGATGAGGCTGAGCAGCTGGCCCTCAAAGGGGGcaagaagcagctgcagaagctggAGGCTCGTGTGCGGGAGCTGGAGAATGAGCTGGAGGCTGAGCAGAAGCGCAATGCTGAGAGCATTAAGGGTCTCCGCAAGTCCGAGCGCCGTGTCAAGGAACTCAGCTACCAG ACAGAGGAAGATCGGAAAAATATGGTCCGGCTCCAAGACCTCGTGGACAAGCTCCAGCTGAAGGTCAAGGCCTACAAGCGACAGGCAGAAGAGGCG GAGGAACAGGCCAACACCAACCTGGCCAAGTTCCGCAAGGCGCAGCACGAGCTGGATGAGGCAGAGGAGCGTGCCGACATTGCTGAGTCCCAGGTCAACAAGCTGCGGGCCAAGAGCCGCGACATTGGAGCCAAG GGACTCAATGAAGAGTGA